CAGGGGAAGGCGCTACAGACAGTATGAACAATGAAAAGCTAATGGAGATCATGAAACCTGTTCCAGCCGAGGAGTGCACGGCAAGCTATGTTTGTGTGATTGCTCTGGCAGAAAAGGGGCTGGTTGAACGGACATTCAGCGGTCTGTGCGAAGGCTTTGTTGCCAAAGAATATAAAGGGGAGAATGGATTTGGGTATGACCCGATGTTTGCGCTCCCTGACGGACGTCATATGGCGGAACTTAAAGAAGAAGAGAAGAATCGTATAAGTCATCGTCATATGGCTTTACAGGGGCTTGCAGAATACCTTAAGGCAAAAACGGAAGAGTGAAATGACACTAAAGCGGTTTTGGATACTTACAGCATGCGTTTGTCTGGTGTTTTTCGCCGGAATCTCTGCTGTGCTGAATAGTGAGAAAAC
This window of the Denitrovibrio acetiphilus DSM 12809 genome carries:
- the rdgB gene encoding RdgB/HAM1 family non-canonical purine NTP pyrophosphatase codes for the protein MKLFVATKNQHKLREIKEILDGIEVCSVYDVVDNSIDVEETGVTFVENASLKAKALSKLVDGYVIADDSGISVDALDGAPGVYSARFAGEGATDSMNNEKLMEIMKPVPAEECTASYVCVIALAEKGLVERTFSGLCEGFVAKEYKGENGFGYDPMFALPDGRHMAELKEEEKNRISHRHMALQGLAEYLKAKTEE